From the genome of Manis pentadactyla isolate mManPen7 chromosome 18, mManPen7.hap1, whole genome shotgun sequence, one region includes:
- the WHAMM gene encoding WASP homolog-associated protein with actin, membranes and microtubules, producing MEDEQPDSLEGWVPVREDLFAEPERHRLRFLVAWNDAEGQFAVTCHDRTAQRRRLEGSQRAAEAEPGPEAVASPPSWAGLLSAAGLRGAHRQLAALWPPLERCFPLLPPELDAGNGGTWGLRLGLWELVWPVRRGPGEAALQELCTQLERYLGEAAGGCGAAAVRDALFPTEGGAADCESPRAFRERALRARRAEAGARLRQILLGHEKANTMVALMKVYQEEDDAYQELVTVATMFFQYLLQPFRNMREVATSFKLDVLKSLEEEDLGPKRIVALRKEAKEWARRAEEAVVSVQDITVDYFKETVKALAGMQKQMEQDEKRFGQAAWATATPRLDKLKLMLAQETLQLMRAKELCLNHKRAEIQGKMEDLPEQEQVVDVVDELEMQYYKVQLELYEVKFEILKYEEILLVTQLDSIKRLIKDKQDEVVYYDPCESPEELKVIDCAVGLQDESLGVKELSRQCRHLESKRGRICARRAFLRNREDQCKEHHRLRLQQAEESIRHFHQHHRIQMKRDKIKEEEQKKKEWVNQEHQKTLQRLKAFKEGCPGPPAPTAARAGSAARSLPSGRAGCRDGPGNAPAPLRAPAGDPAHRAPPDEPLPPPPPPPPPLPARPFSQAARPRSSPLRTPGSGGPAGPPEREADGPGGPGSMDEVLASLRRGRTLLQKGEGPPWPSVHASANENILAAIRQGVRLRKVHPDPDRGLSPGSKPPSDLERSIRAALQRIKRVSADSEEEEGDSDGQSPCEWDC from the exons ATGGAGGACGAGCAGCCCGACAGCCTGGAGGGCTGGGTGCCCGTCCGCGAGGACCTCTTCGCCGAGCCCGAGCGGCACCGGCTGCGCTTCCTGGTGGCCTGGAACGACGCGGAGGGCCAGTTCGCCGTGACTTGTCACGACCGCACGGCGCAGCGGCGGCGGCTCGAGGGGAGCCAGCGGGCAGCCGAGGCCGAGCCCGGGCCGGAGGCCGTCGCGTCGCCTCCCAGCTGGGCCGGCCTCCTCTCGGCCGCCGGGCTCCGCGGCGCGCACCGGCAGCTGGCGGCGCTGTGGCCGCCGCTGGAGCGCTGCTTCCCGCTGCTGCCGCCGGAGCTGGACGCGGGCAACGGCGGGACCTGGGGCCTGCGGCTCGGGCTGTGGGAGCTGGTGTGGCCGGTGCGCCGGGGCCCGGGCGAGGCGGCGCTGCAGGAGCTATGCACGCAACTGGAGCGCTACCTGGGCGAGGCGGCCGGCGGCTGCGGTGCCGCGGCCGTGCGGGACGCGCTCTTCCCGACCGAGGGCGGCGCCGCCGACTGCGAGAGCCCGCGCGCCTTCCGGGAGCGGGCCCTGCGCGCCAGGCGGGCCGAGGCGGGCGCGCGGCTGCGCCAG ATTCTTCTAGGGCACGAAAAAGCCAACACCATGGTAGCATTAATGAAAGTATATCAAGAGGAGGATGATGCATACCAGGAATTAGTTACTGTGGCAACCATGTTCTTCCAGTATTTACTGCAGCCATTTAGGAACATGCGAGAAGTTGCTACTTCATTTAAGCTTGATGTCTTG AAGTCCCTGGAGGAGGAGGATTTGGGTCCTAAAAGGATAGTTGCCTTGCGGAAGGAAGCCAAAGAATGGGCCAGACGGGCTgaagaagctgtagtctctgttCAAGATATTACAGTGGATTATTTCAAAGAAACAGTTAAAGCACTAGCAg GAATGCAGAAACAAATGGAACAGGATGAGAAGAGATTTggccaggctgcctgggccaCAGCAACTCCCAGGTTAGACAAACTCAAGCTGATGTTAGCTCAAGAGACTCTACAACTCATGAGAGCCAAAGAGTTGTGTTTaaatcacaaaagagctgaaatTCAGGGAAAG ATGGAAGATCTTCCAGAACAAGAACAAGTTGTAGATGTTGTAGATGAATTAGAAATGCAGTATTACAAAGTTCAACTAGAACTGTATGAGGTTAAGTTTGAGAtattaaaatatgaagaaatccTGCTTGTTACACAGTTAGACTCTATTAAAAGACTTATAAAAG ATAAACAGGATGAAGTTGTCTATTATGATCCATGTGAAAGTCCGGAGGAACTTAAAGTCATTGACTGTGCAGTGGGGCTGCAGGATGAGAGTCTGGGGGTGAAAGAACTCAGCCGGCAGTGCCGCCACTTGGAGTCTAAGCGGGGCAGGATCTGCGCCCGAAGAGCCTTTCTCAGGAACAGAGAG GATCAATGCAAAGAACATCATCGGCTTCGATTGCAACAGGCTGAAGAAAGTATAAGGCATTTTCATCAGCATCATAGAATTCAGATG AAAAGAGACAAGATAAAAGAAgaggagcaaaagaaaaaagaatgggtAAACCAAGAACACCAAAAAACACTGCAACGATTGAAAGCATTTAAAGAG GGATGTCCAGGGCCGCCTGCACCGACGGCGGCTCGCGCGGGGTCCGCGGCCCGGAGCCTGCCCTCCGGGAGAGCCGGGTGTCGGGACGGCCCCGGGAACGCCCCCGCCCCGCTCCGTGCTCCGGCCGGTGACCCAGCCCACCGCGCGCCCCCGGACGAGcctctgccgccgccgccgcccccgccgccccctCTCCCTGCCCGGCCCTTTTCTCAGGCCGCGAGGCCGCGGAGCTCGCCGCTCAGGACGCCGGGGAGCGGGGGCCCGGCAGGCCCGCCGGAGCGGGAGGCCGACGGCCCAGGAGGCCCAG GGTCTATGGACGAAGTGTTGGCCTCCCTGAGGCGTGGCAGGACCCTCCTCCAGAAAGGGGAAGGGCCCCCTTGGCCCTCTGTCCACGCCTCGGCCAACGAGAACATTCTGGCTGCCATAAGGCAGGGGGTCAGACTGAGGAAGGTTCACCCTGACCCTGACCGCGGCCTGAGCCCCGGCAGTAAGCCCCCCAGCGACCTGGAGAGGAGCATCAGGGCAGCGCTCCAGAGAATCAAGCGAGTGTCCGCTGACtccgaggaggaggagggggacagCGATGGGCAGAGCCCCTGCGAGTGGGACTGCTAA